ttgttgttagtTATGACAATGTAGTATACGCGTTATTAGATCTGTAGGAATTTCCACCGCTGCATTTGCACTTGCAGTTCTTGAAGGAAGCACACAGCCTGGGGTTTGGTTTCCGGAAGAGGTACGTTTGTATCTAATTTTCAACCTTTGTTGTTTTGGTTACATTACAAAGGTGTAAATGCAATATCCAAAATATACAAACAAGTTTCCTTTGTGCTTTAACTATTTCATCGAACTCTAAGTGCAGCCTCAAGGAATTCCAATCGAAGCAAGAGAAGTTCTTCTAAAGCGTGCTAGCCAGGGAACGATTAACTTTGCAATGAACAGGTTAACTTTCTTATCTCTGTGCTTGTTTTACTGTTATGTATTATGGGACTCAAAAAGGTcgaaaatttgaattattttgttttcttttgaaaaataaacagGTCACCATGGATGATTGAAACAAATCCAAAGGAAGTTGGATTAGGGATATATGTATGAGTTTTCCATACCTAATTATATTTCAGCAAAATTCTTCCTATTGTAGTGCAAGGCCGTAGGTGTATATAGCTCTTGAGAGTTGAGATATCATTACTTTCAATGCGTGTATGTTATAGCCTTTGTATTTGTTTAACAAAATCTTCAAATCATTATTCTTATTATTCTCCTTAAATTGAGAAAGATTAATAATGTAATTAAATAGTGTGCTTGGTTATGTGGTGATAAAATTCAATTGAGTTAATTGATTATGTCAATTGAAGGTACAATGATTTGTTTCAATATATTCATGCAAAAGCAAgttgaatgataaatttgaaACTAAATTAATCAGAGGTTAAAGCTCTAATTTTTTGCAATAAGTTAAGAGTATAAGCAAGTATAaagataaaatcaattttagtgATTCAAACTGGTCAAACGGCAACTGTTGTTTTTGTTAATTACAATCGTTGACGTGGtattacaatttaattttgtcTGTACATCTCAATATCAGCATCATGGTTCTATAAAATTTACACATTTCAAAAAATCAGACCTTTCAACAATAATGCAAAAAATTTCAAGCTTCCTTTGTACAATGCTTGGTTATCAGCCAAGCCACACACCAACTCCTCGCTTAAATTAATTGTACTCCTCGCTTAAATTAATCGTCAgtgaaaaaaacaataaaaatgctCATCGAATGAAGCTAGTTGTTTATCTCTTGTCAAGAGAGAAAAACTCTACCCCTCCCACTCCAAGCAACTTGAAGCATTGACCAGCTTAGTTTCTCCAAATGCTGTCATAGATCGCAGTAATAGGTGTACTTCCTGCAAACCTCTTCAAAACCCAAAGGATTGAAGCTGCATAACAGCTTAATAAATGCAGCGCCGGATTTACTTTACTGGAAAAATTTGGCAAGCCAAATGCAGTAGATAAATTAAAACCACCACCTAACAAGGTAACATTCCATGACTCATCTCATACTGCAACCCACGTGCAACTTTGTTACCTCCTACTTGGTCGACCAGTTTCAGAACTTTGAGAAGATGCATTAGCATATGATCTCCAAACATCTCTCCAATGTCTCCTGTTGGATTGGTCAGATGAGCAATACTGATTCTCTACATTATTTCTACCCATAGTTCCAGGGCGTCGCTTTTGGGAATTTCTCATTTCTTCTTCTGCATCATATCGTGCCCGCTGCAAAATATAGAATAAAAACCAAATGAACACAGATTAATATGCTAGAGCTTGAAAACTCCAAGGACTTCTAGAGTCCTTAAACACGATCGACTCTCATATTTGTTGGGGGTTTAGCACACACAAACATGTAAGTAGAGAAgcaatgaaatattttttaagtccTATATGCTAGGTATAAGCTTCTGATAGAAGCAAGTTTTCTCATATAACATCAACATGTCAACAACTACAAATCCTTATCCATCACTACAAGGACTTCACGGGATTGGCTCCATGGAATAAATGATGCCATTGGGCTCCAACAAAAACCAACATTTGTAAAACCATATAAAGCGGTCATTTCATCAACCttgttatttaaaattatataaaataccTTTGCAGGGTCTGACAGAACAGCATATGCCTCCCCAATTATTTTGAAAAGCCTATCAGCATCTCTATGTACTTCCTCAGCAATAACCTTCCATATCCCATCATCTCCATGGTCATTTTTTGTCAAAGACTGGCAAGCCTACagaataatataaaatgttaaaaaagttATCAACATATCAGTATGTAATTAAGTTTTCAATCAAACAACCTTGTCCGGATGATGTCTAAGTGCAGCTTTGCGATAGGCCTTCTTGATTTCAGATATTGAAACAGATGGTTCAACCCCCCTGCCAATCATAAGTCAATCAGGTCATAGCCTTAAATGAATAATGTTatatttccctaaattagcaaCAGAGAGATTTCAACATAATGCGTTCTCAATCATACTTGAAAGACAATACACATGGAAAGATGACAATTATAAAATGGAATTATGATATATTTCCCTATATTTAGTCCTGAACTATTAAGCATAAGATTTGTTTTAGTTTCTGACCCTTGATAGTGAAAAATCGATCACTAAAATTCATTAACCAAAGAAGGAAGATTATATAACCTTCCTTTATGTCTGAAAATTTTCCATTTCAATCTTATAAATGGATTGTGTGTGCAGTATTGAcattgaaataaacacaaaagtagaattgatggTGACCGGATTTTAAGGAAAATTATTTTGACTGTTTCTTTAATTGGGATAATTGATCAGTTATAGATTATAGGATAAAGGGGCAATAATGGCTTACAAAATACGATACATATCAAGAGGGATCTCCTTTCTGTCTTCTTCCTCTAACTCAGAGAGTCGAATGCGATATTGTTTCAAATCATTGGTATTTCCTTTATGATTGGCATTGTCCTCTATCCCCTTGCTGAGAAGAGAGAGAAGTCTCCTAAGATCACTGGCTGCTTGGGAATAATCTCTAATCATCTCATACAGACCTGCACGTCTAGAAAGTGCCTGCAAGAGTGCAAAAACATTTTTCTCATTATCCTGTGCAATTGAAATCGTAAATAAAGCAATTCTCCAAATGCATAATTTATTACAGATAAAACAGGGAAGGAACAACAAGGTTTTAAATGTCCAAAAAAGCAGAAAGTTCGCAGCAACACAATGGTAGCATCTATAACGATTAGTTATTGATTGAATATGGATAATGCTCATCAAACTACGCAGCATGTTATTCCTAGTTTCTGTATTTAACCTGAATCCAGTCTGATTCAGTTACATGTACAAGATCTTAAAAAAGTAAGAAAGTTCCGGTTGAAGAGAGAGACCTTCAAATAATTTCCATCAAGAGCTATAGCCAGACTGCAATCTGCGACAGCATCAGTTATTTGACCTAACACTTTATATGCAGCGGCACGATTACAATAACAGACAGCTGCAAATGGACGAGACTCCAAATTACAAGATAAAACAGAAGTATAGTGTTCAACAGCTTCTGCGTGTCTTCCAGCCTGATATGCTTCATTCCCTGCAGTCTACATTTGAATAGATTTACATCAATCTCAAACAAAAGCAATTTCCAAGTTAAAGAAAACAGGGCAGACTGAATTAAACTGGTGAATATTTGTTTGGCCcggctttttttagagcttatgcaaacaacttatgcaatttttatacattattataagtttgtcaaggtagtttatgataaaataccttataaaattacaattttcactagtgtgaacttataaaatagcataaaacctaatttatattgcataagctctaagaaaagctgggccaaacgagcccttaGAATACAATATCAATGAGACAAGAATTTTTTATCGTGTCTTTCAATGGCAGAGAAGTTGTATTAGAAAATATTAGAGAAGCACAATGTTAGAGGATAAATTATCAAGTGAAAGGAAATTAGAGAATATTATTGAGGAGGATGTGTAATGGTTATTGGGAAGGGCTTGCATAAATTATACCTGTATTAATCTTCACTGCTCAGCACTCAGCagtaaaaaaatacacatacaAGTACCCCAGGGTTTATGTgtgctttttttaaaaaaataataattagataaatatctctaaaaaatgcaaaaaaataattatgctttttcataagctaaacagagtagcttttgaaaaaaaactaaaagaaaaagtgatattataatttttttttttttaaggctcACCCATATACACCCAAACACAATCAAATTGGTGTCTTAGGAATAACATTTAAACATTCTATTATAGGAGCCTTTTTCTCCCAGGCTTTACTTAATTCTACAAATTCAAACAGTAGAGTATATATGCACAAAACAATTGTCACCAAGAGCAACAATACACACATTTTACAATggacagattttttttttttttttttgcattgaacAATGGACAGATTTACAATGCTAAAGTTGAAATGTCTCTTGCAAAACCCATTTTAAAAGTCCGTTAAAACCTCAAAATATTGGCTGCAAACTGTATATCagaaagttgaaaaaaaaagtacaacatTTTTTAACAACAGAAATCTACAGAAGTGTTATAGGCATTGAGCATAAAAAATAAACCTACTTTTAACAACAGAAGTGCTCTATgcattaagaaaacaaaaatgattatATAAATCGTCatcattaaaatattttgatgaaacattgtATGAGCTAACCTTATGATGCAAGAGCTCCCGTACAGTGGCAGCTAGCGGTATAAGTGAATCCAAAACCTTGCTTCCACTCCTGCAAGGACAGTATAAAACTGATGATAAAAAGATCATCACCAATGtcaaatattcatatttattttttcttgcatTTTTTGCTTCCCCCTGGGACGGGGAAGATGAGGGTGAATAGGGTATAGGATAGTAATGATTACTTGTTTATGGCAGACACCTTTTCCTCTTGTTGTTCCAGCAAAGAAAGACCTTCTTCAAGCTTTCCTAGGTGAAAGTAGGTTTTAAGCATTATTGAACACCTCCATAGTCTGAAGTAGATGACTTTTGAGAGTTCTGAATCATCCAGAAATGTGACTTGGCAACCAGCAGCCATTGGACAAGCATTCTTCTCAGCAGAGCTAAAGGTCTCGTCACACAGATGAATCACCTCCTCATATCTACACAGCTGATATTTGAAACAAAAGTTATCCAACACAGAATAAATTGGTATGAATTACTACACTAAAAGATTTATGATGACTCTTGAGTGCAGACATAATTGGATTTAGAGGATTTGTGAGAAATACAGAAACTGTAACTGCGATATTCCATATGGTGTTTCTGAATGCTGAGACCACCATTTATACAGAGTACAAGAGCAAGGCAGTTTAGTAACTGCTCCAAACAGACTAAGACAGTGGCATAACAGATTCTGAGATGGCATAACTAATTCTAACTGAGTTGTTGCTTCAGTAGAACAATTCTAACTGACATATACATCAAAAGACATAATATAATCTTTAGTGAAATTGTAGCATAATATAAGAAAGAGGCACCAACCATTAAAAGAGCCTCTGCTTTCATTTCAAGCAATTTTTCAGAGTACATACTGATCACCAATGCCTCATTAATATGTTCCAATGCTCTCTCTGTATCAGAGGATGTTCTTTTTTGCAAAAGCTCAGCAGAATGATACATGAAATCTGATACTTTCTGTCATCCAGTGAAAATACTAATCAGTTTGGAAGAGGGGTGGACATTAATACCACAGCCAGTTAAAAAATCGTGAATTCAAAAACCCCTGGATTTTGTGAACgagaatgaagaagaaaatgaaacattAACACATCCATCAAGCAGTAGACAGTTGTTGCAAAAAAGAAAGCAACATACAAATGTacaatctctctctctttctctattCTTTACCTAACTATATTGTATGGCTCCACTTCGACAAAATATTTCAACATTTTCGTTTTGAAACCTGGCTTGTGATAGTTTTCTCCATTGAAGGCTAATATAATGCATTACCAAACCAGTTCAGTGTAAAGACgttttcaatattaattttatcgcACATGCAGCATATAGCTAATTAAAAATCTTTAACCAAACAGAAAAGTTAATAATTAAAGCCTCCATAATATATCAAgtattacaaataattaaataatcatACCTGTGCCTTTTGTAAGCCATCAGAGGCTTCCACAGCAATTTTTCGATCTACAGAAACATCAGTTCCTGGTTGCAAGCACCTTTTGAAATATTGCGATGCACCTTCAACTTCTCCCAGAGCAAGATAACAACTTAAACAAGAATGAAAACAAAATGACTTCAGGTATACACCCATTAATCTCAATACTTCACAGTTAAAAATGTACTCATGAACTGCGGACATGCAAGTTTCTAGACATTAGGTGCTAGAACCCAACATAGTCAAAATCCAGAGAGATAAGAGTACTCTATATGGATCCACTACTTCTCTACGACATGAATCATTTATCCCACTGATACggttcatataaaaaaaatatagtcacCAATTTTAGAATGCCTTCTCACCTACCATTCCTAGTTAACTTCAACTATAACTAACAACCCTAATGAGTCTGTTTTGTACACGAGACCTTCAGGTTGTTATATCCTAAAGCTTTTGCCATCCTATATTAGACATAAAATTCGTACAGCTATCAACTGCGAACAAAAAgattagaagaaaaaatggaGACTTACTTTGCAGCTCTTAGTTGCACCTTGAGGAAGTTTTGATCTATTTCAGCAGCCAGCCTACAATCTTCAATTGCATCTCTCATCCTACCAAGAGACATGTGTGTTGCAGCCAGGTTGCTATAACATAGCAGCAATGCCCTGAGACAGCTCCGAGATGCTTGTTCTTTAGATATACAACCAAGCCCTTGTTTGTAACAATTCTCGGCCATAGGCAAATCCCCGTTCTTGTAGGCTTGGTTTCCTCTGATTTAGAGCACATTTAGCAATGTGAGTAACAGTTGCAGTGTAGATAGAGTATTGAGCCAAAATCAAaggaactatttttttaaagttaatttaGTGAAGAAATTCCTTTTtctattctttttgttttttacataAACATATAATAACTGTGTATTTCATTCCACATATCAGAAGCAATTGTAAAAAGCCAGGGTTTTTAATCcataataacaaaaattgaGTACATAGTAAGCAAGTGACTGCAAATATGGTATTAGAATTAAaactataataaatataaactcACCGGAGGCGC
This portion of the Trifolium pratense cultivar HEN17-A07 linkage group LG3, ARS_RC_1.1, whole genome shotgun sequence genome encodes:
- the LOC123917646 gene encoding uncharacterized protein LOC123917646, with the translated sequence MEPLNAGGGDDRFSNANSGSTSAFTFTTTTAPSVSSGLSKPRFVKLRKHNNVSAFNRDSFITNAAVTVVGSDKLNSGLNFDKRISDRLMNLKIGSEGFVNADGTLLPEEMSKLKIVTENKGFDKVRVESELGNELKKKLSFKEGNNVASDENSANSVIQQLNNLNVNDAMSKKFNLVDQNVEPNLCNSSAMPSSSVSASGSASVLFRPFEVNKKDEFVFQSKPEASGSAFVEFKTHAPKIGGKEGKMKEKSGNVRMNKSRINLKHSTPVQVQPWNAHGFLFKGVVLQQDQPQGSPETCSPMEVSPYQEKLAENRTLRENSMTSNESFDVDDNDNVAMSFVDNIDEDLIGATRSMNINESSEVACEDKKDGNLECDVDENIYVDEETKDESVSVVETESFKSASESVDQTNDDAETEACDGDGMLNFGCSFSSRNESVSGSGFTFAAASSAEAQLSSPKRLNKKKTWVNVGNDSYNYTPNIKVPYSSSSPSPSMPFAEVYGKSLAASAPHIKAKVSLPQPKTRGSDVNEKHRIREASDSVSAEACEKWRLRGNQAYKNGDLPMAENCYKQGLGCISKEQASRSCLRALLLCYSNLAATHMSLGRMRDAIEDCRLAAEIDQNFLKVQLRAANCYLALGEVEGASQYFKRCLQPGTDVSVDRKIAVEASDGLQKAQKVSDFMYHSAELLQKRTSSDTERALEHINEALVISMYSEKLLEMKAEALLMLCRYEEVIHLCDETFSSAEKNACPMAAGCQVTFLDDSELSKVIYFRLWRCSIMLKTYFHLGKLEEGLSLLEQQEEKVSAINKSGSKVLDSLIPLAATVRELLHHKTAGNEAYQAGRHAEAVEHYTSVLSCNLESRPFAAVCYCNRAAAYKVLGQITDAVADCSLAIALDGNYLKALSRRAGLYEMIRDYSQAASDLRRLLSLLSKGIEDNANHKGNTNDLKQYRIRLSELEEEDRKEIPLDMYRILGVEPSVSISEIKKAYRKAALRHHPDKACQSLTKNDHGDDGIWKVIAEEVHRDADRLFKIIGEAYAVLSDPAKRARYDAEEEMRNSQKRRPGTMGRNNVENQYCSSDQSNRRHWRDVWRSYANASSQSSETGRPSRR